Proteins encoded together in one Catellatospora citrea window:
- a CDS encoding ABC transporter permease: MTTLTDKPPVAAPAERGRAMPRRRRDLGLAAAVAVCLAFVGIGAVFPLGAVLSAALSPDALPRYTAFLRSPVDLAILGNTLTLGLLVGVCGTAIGFLFAFVQARLAVPGKRFLHVIALIPMVSPPFAVATAAIVLYGRRGAITHGLFGLEYDIYGLDGLVIVLSLSLFPVAYLGLRGMFEALDPAMEEAAMMMGASRGRVLRTILLPLLAPGLVAPFLLLFVEAIADLSNPLTLGGDYTVLASRAYLSIVGEYDTTGAAVYSLILLVPSIALYFLQRRWLGRRVHTTVTGKPSGSVHLVTSWVRWPIFGLAALIALVIVTLYGTVVLGSVTRVFGVDNTLTLDHLREVIVGVGREAMIDTTVLAAVSTPLSGALGMVIAWLAARRLRRSGGWLDLAGTLGVAVPGTVLGIGYVLAYRPERYVGDLTLFPSLVGGGALLGGSMAIVLAYVARNVPTGLRTGSAALTQLDPHLEEAAANLGAGPLRAFTSVTLPLIRPALLTGLCYSFAHAMTSVSAIVLLVTPETKIITSQVLGAASTGRYGVAFAYCTVLTVIVLAGFGAIRLVVGRTATLQRTAEPSRRKTA; this comes from the coding sequence ATGACCACACTGACTGATAAACCACCGGTCGCCGCACCCGCCGAACGCGGGCGCGCCATGCCGCGCCGCCGGCGCGACCTCGGCCTCGCCGCGGCCGTCGCGGTCTGCTTGGCCTTCGTCGGCATCGGAGCCGTGTTCCCGCTGGGCGCGGTGCTGTCGGCGGCGCTGTCGCCCGACGCCCTGCCCCGCTACACGGCCTTCCTGCGGTCCCCCGTCGACCTCGCCATCCTAGGCAACACGCTCACCCTCGGCCTGCTGGTGGGCGTCTGCGGTACCGCGATCGGCTTCCTGTTCGCCTTCGTACAGGCGAGACTGGCCGTGCCCGGCAAGCGCTTCCTGCACGTGATCGCCCTGATCCCCATGGTCAGCCCGCCGTTCGCTGTCGCGACCGCGGCCATCGTCCTGTACGGCAGGCGCGGCGCCATCACCCACGGACTGTTCGGGCTGGAATACGACATCTACGGGCTGGACGGCCTCGTGATCGTGCTGTCGCTGTCGCTGTTCCCCGTGGCATACCTGGGCCTGCGCGGCATGTTCGAAGCGCTCGACCCCGCCATGGAGGAAGCGGCCATGATGATGGGCGCCTCCCGCGGCCGGGTCCTGCGTACCATCCTGCTGCCCCTGCTGGCACCGGGCCTCGTCGCACCGTTCCTGCTGCTGTTCGTCGAAGCCATCGCCGACCTGTCGAACCCGCTGACCCTCGGCGGCGACTACACCGTGCTGGCCAGCCGCGCCTACCTGTCGATCGTCGGCGAGTACGACACCACCGGAGCCGCGGTTTACAGCCTAATCCTGCTGGTGCCGTCCATCGCGCTCTACTTCCTGCAGCGCCGCTGGCTCGGCCGTCGGGTGCACACCACCGTCACGGGCAAGCCGTCCGGCAGCGTGCACCTCGTCACCAGCTGGGTCCGCTGGCCGATCTTCGGGTTGGCTGCGCTCATCGCGCTGGTCATCGTCACCCTATACGGCACCGTCGTGCTCGGCTCGGTGACCCGCGTGTTCGGTGTCGACAACACCCTCACCCTGGACCATCTCCGTGAGGTGATCGTCGGCGTCGGACGCGAAGCGATGATCGACACGACGGTGCTCGCGGCAGTGTCCACGCCGCTGTCGGGCGCGCTGGGCATGGTGATCGCCTGGCTGGCAGCGCGGCGGCTGCGGCGCTCCGGCGGCTGGCTCGACCTGGCCGGCACGCTCGGGGTGGCCGTGCCCGGCACCGTGCTCGGCATCGGCTACGTCCTGGCCTACCGCCCCGAACGATACGTCGGGGACCTCACCCTCTTCCCGAGCCTGGTCGGCGGCGGAGCCCTGCTGGGCGGCTCCATGGCCATCGTGCTGGCATACGTCGCTCGCAACGTGCCGACCGGGCTGCGCACCGGGTCGGCGGCGCTCACCCAGCTCGACCCCCACCTGGAGGAGGCGGCGGCCAATCTGGGCGCGGGCCCGCTGCGGGCCTTCACCTCGGTGACGCTCCCGCTCATCCGCCCTGCTCTGCTCACCGGACTCTGCTACAGCTTCGCCCACGCCATGACCTCCGTATCGGCGATCGTGCTGCTGGTGACCCCCGAAACGAAGATCATCACGTCGCAGGTGCTCGGCGCGGCCAGCACCGGCCGGTACGGCGTGGCCTTCGCCTACTGCACCGTGCTCACCGTCATCGTGCTCGCGGGCTTCGGAGCCATCCGCCTCGTCGTCGGCCGAACAGCAACCCTGCAACGCACCGCCGAACCCTCAAGGAGGAAGACCGCATGA
- a CDS encoding DUF6461 domain-containing protein produces MESLVSENGAFALVHRGGVLALRDRSRAVDLWQVCGSEAADRWDDVPGQLSAAFAGTAFVAMTSHAATARLTTGSVNPDVGWVGVGRNGMGRLVLLPDGYLVLEDGSGRPHWRSGGVDRRVSAAIVTGDGRLVLMDPDGFQRWSRDPVTDADFAGYQVATGDRLTRGQRLAGAIMSSNGRYRLSHKPDGETVLVRVQGGGEVWSRRAGAPGLEITLGHDGVLRTGTDSTALARWTGRRVDPLAFVVSALVVEDDGDVVLVGADGSEVYRSGTAVEEARLGQLQREYVRREHKERAKHPRPRGSGLGADWFRALDLGDHYAITLVQAVSAHEALLRLGVDAERIASMAYADLALVQDLDGDTLKRFFCAQLDDWVMVVELDSTDGADRLTSMSRGTQAVVCALNHDGEEFLGWSVDGVPTALYEWDSESEALERGGPADAGTRRDAIVPFMRAIGLGRYRDTGDDDHFLPASVEIACLIANVRPGPEHFAAERLGAVDAR; encoded by the coding sequence ATGGAGTCGCTGGTGTCGGAGAACGGGGCTTTCGCGCTCGTGCACCGCGGCGGAGTTCTGGCGCTGCGGGACCGATCACGTGCCGTCGACCTCTGGCAGGTCTGCGGGTCGGAGGCTGCCGACCGCTGGGACGATGTCCCCGGCCAGCTCTCCGCGGCCTTCGCCGGCACGGCTTTCGTGGCGATGACCTCGCACGCGGCGACCGCGCGACTGACGACCGGCAGCGTGAACCCCGATGTCGGCTGGGTGGGGGTCGGCCGCAACGGGATGGGCCGCTTGGTCCTGCTGCCGGACGGATATCTGGTGCTGGAGGACGGCAGCGGCCGCCCGCACTGGCGTTCGGGCGGCGTCGACCGGCGGGTGAGCGCTGCGATCGTGACCGGTGACGGACGGCTGGTCCTGATGGATCCGGACGGCTTTCAGCGTTGGAGCCGCGACCCGGTGACTGACGCGGACTTCGCGGGTTACCAGGTGGCCACTGGTGACCGGCTGACCCGAGGGCAGCGTCTCGCCGGGGCGATCATGTCGTCGAACGGCAGATACCGGCTGTCGCACAAGCCGGACGGGGAGACCGTGCTCGTTCGCGTTCAGGGCGGCGGCGAGGTCTGGTCGCGGCGGGCCGGCGCGCCCGGTCTGGAGATCACGCTTGGGCATGACGGGGTGCTGCGGACGGGCACGGACTCCACGGCGCTGGCCAGGTGGACGGGGCGGCGGGTGGATCCGCTGGCGTTCGTGGTTTCAGCCCTGGTCGTGGAAGACGACGGCGACGTCGTTCTGGTTGGCGCCGACGGTTCGGAGGTGTACCGCAGCGGCACCGCCGTCGAGGAAGCCCGGCTCGGCCAACTCCAGCGGGAGTACGTCCGCCGCGAGCACAAGGAGCGCGCGAAGCATCCGAGGCCGCGTGGGAGCGGCCTGGGCGCAGACTGGTTCCGCGCGCTTGACCTCGGTGACCACTACGCGATCACGCTCGTACAGGCTGTCTCCGCGCATGAGGCGCTGCTGCGGCTTGGCGTCGACGCCGAGCGGATCGCGTCGATGGCGTACGCGGACCTCGCGCTCGTGCAGGACCTCGACGGAGATACGCTGAAGCGGTTCTTCTGTGCCCAGCTCGACGACTGGGTGATGGTCGTCGAGCTGGACAGCACGGACGGCGCGGACCGGCTCACGTCGATGTCGCGGGGCACCCAGGCGGTCGTCTGCGCCCTGAACCACGATGGGGAGGAGTTCCTCGGCTGGTCCGTCGACGGCGTGCCCACGGCGCTGTACGAATGGGACTCGGAGAGCGAGGCGCTGGAGCGCGGGGGACCGGCCGACGCTGGAACGCGCCGGGACGCGATTGTCCCGTTCATGCGCGCCATCGGACTCGGGCGATACCGAGACACCGGCGATGACGACCACTTCCTGCCGGCATCGGTCGAGATCGCCTGCCTGATCGCGAACGTGCGTCCAGGACCCGAGCACTTCGCGGCCGAACGCCTCGGTGCGGTCGACGCGCGCTGA
- a CDS encoding NAD(P)-dependent alcohol dehydrogenase: protein MRAARMHGYKQPLQLDEVPVPDPGPDELLIKVEACGMCRSDYQLVDGYFEHGFPMGFPFIPGHEVAGRIAGFGADVPQSAGLSEGDMVVVESSWGDGICRQCHEGNEQLCTGDGRWIGFGSTQGGFAEYTTAPYRHVVRVDADRKAEILAPLTDAGLTPYRGMKKLRDAGKLGAGRTVAVTGIGGLGSYGVQYAKLLGGGATVVAFGRSDDKLASAAEHGADHTINTRGKTADQVKAELQQLTGRDGIDAHLDCAASPESIALAAALMAAEGALVTVGMMGDRVELPLFPFIAKERTYSGSFWGNHNDLVEVLALEGAGKLHHIVTPVKFEEINEKLDALGRGDVIGRQVLVWN, encoded by the coding sequence ATGCGAGCCGCGCGGATGCACGGGTACAAGCAGCCACTTCAGCTGGATGAGGTCCCGGTGCCGGACCCCGGACCCGACGAACTTCTGATCAAGGTGGAGGCCTGCGGCATGTGCCGCAGCGACTACCAGCTGGTGGACGGCTACTTCGAGCACGGGTTTCCGATGGGCTTCCCGTTCATTCCAGGGCATGAGGTCGCCGGTCGCATCGCCGGGTTCGGCGCGGACGTTCCCCAGTCAGCCGGGCTGTCCGAGGGCGACATGGTGGTGGTTGAGTCGAGCTGGGGTGACGGGATCTGCCGACAGTGCCATGAGGGCAACGAACAACTGTGCACCGGCGACGGGCGCTGGATCGGATTCGGCAGCACCCAGGGCGGGTTCGCCGAGTACACGACCGCGCCGTACCGCCACGTCGTGCGCGTGGACGCCGACCGCAAGGCCGAGATCCTGGCACCGCTGACCGACGCCGGACTGACCCCGTACCGCGGGATGAAGAAGCTGCGCGACGCCGGCAAGCTGGGCGCCGGGCGCACCGTGGCGGTCACCGGCATCGGCGGGCTCGGCAGCTACGGCGTGCAGTACGCCAAGCTGCTCGGCGGCGGCGCGACCGTGGTCGCGTTCGGGCGCAGCGACGACAAGCTGGCCAGCGCGGCCGAGCACGGCGCCGACCACACCATCAACACCCGAGGCAAGACCGCCGACCAGGTCAAAGCCGAACTCCAGCAGCTCACCGGCCGCGACGGGATCGACGCACACCTGGACTGCGCCGCCTCCCCGGAGTCGATCGCGCTCGCCGCGGCCCTGATGGCAGCCGAGGGCGCCCTGGTGACGGTCGGCATGATGGGCGACCGCGTCGAGCTGCCACTGTTCCCGTTCATCGCGAAGGAGCGGACCTACTCCGGGTCGTTCTGGGGCAATCACAACGACCTCGTCGAGGTCCTGGCGCTGGAAGGCGCAGGAAAACTGCACCACATCGTCACGCCGGTGAAGTTCGAGGAGATCAACGAGAAGCTCGACGCGCTGGGCCGGGGCGACGTGATCGGCCGCCAGGTCCTCGTCTGGAACTGA
- a CDS encoding YbhB/YbcL family Raf kinase inhibitor-like protein → MLPYDPYEFLPQRGTFTLTSQSVTNGQPLGRDQLGGIMGAGGEDISPQLSWSGFPEQTRSFAVTVLDPDAPTASGFWHWAVADLPATVTELAAGAGDGGSLPGRAVTLRNDDGLARYVGAAPPPGHGVHRYFIAVHAVDVDTLDLPVDATPAYLGFMLFTHGIARAVIIGLNER, encoded by the coding sequence ATGCTTCCCTACGATCCGTACGAGTTCCTGCCGCAGCGGGGAACGTTCACGCTGACGTCGCAATCGGTGACCAACGGGCAGCCCCTGGGTCGGGATCAGCTCGGCGGGATCATGGGGGCCGGTGGCGAGGACATCTCCCCCCAGCTCAGCTGGTCGGGGTTTCCCGAGCAGACGCGCAGTTTCGCGGTGACGGTGCTGGACCCCGACGCGCCGACGGCCTCGGGGTTCTGGCACTGGGCCGTGGCCGATCTGCCGGCCACGGTGACCGAACTCGCGGCAGGGGCAGGCGACGGGGGCAGCCTGCCCGGCCGGGCCGTGACCCTGCGCAACGACGACGGGCTGGCACGTTACGTCGGCGCGGCTCCGCCGCCCGGACACGGCGTGCACCGCTACTTCATCGCGGTGCACGCCGTGGATGTCGACACACTCGACCTGCCCGTCGACGCCACGCCCGCGTACCTCGGTTTCATGCTGTTCACCCACGGCATCGCCCGCGCCGTCATCATCGGCCTCAACGAGAGATGA
- a CDS encoding sensor histidine kinase, whose translation MAVTASGTCAAAWADFTALAAVFAAGAGATAAVAVLRPLLLGRQAELTRLTELARRRAEQVTALSHELRTPLTMIRGSAELLAEGTPGPLTEAQTRFLKVIDHQSAHVVGLCESLLLQAKIEAGLFDPRLERTDISQLARDTVSAMRPLCAQRDQRISIDTPQVTPLIRADPQLVTQALTNLLSNASRYTTAGGHIDVRVAVIDAGLCVYITDDGAGMTREQRGRLFQRFVTGRPLADGTGIGLVITKTIVELHGGSIMVDTTSARGTTMMFTLPRRSGTGTAGGHR comes from the coding sequence GTGGCCGTCACCGCATCGGGGACTTGTGCGGCGGCGTGGGCGGACTTCACGGCACTCGCCGCGGTGTTCGCCGCGGGCGCCGGGGCCACCGCGGCGGTGGCGGTGCTGCGGCCCCTCCTGCTCGGCCGACAGGCGGAGCTCACCCGCCTCACGGAGCTGGCTCGGCGGCGCGCGGAACAGGTCACCGCGCTCAGCCACGAGCTGCGCACACCACTGACCATGATCAGAGGATCGGCGGAGCTGTTGGCCGAGGGAACACCCGGCCCGCTGACCGAAGCCCAGACACGCTTCCTGAAGGTGATCGACCACCAGTCGGCGCATGTGGTCGGGCTGTGCGAGAGCCTACTGCTCCAGGCGAAGATCGAGGCAGGGCTGTTCGACCCGCGGTTGGAACGGACCGACATCTCGCAGCTCGCTCGTGACACCGTCAGCGCCATGCGTCCGCTGTGCGCCCAGCGCGACCAGCGGATCAGCATCGACACACCACAGGTGACACCGCTGATCCGCGCCGACCCGCAGCTCGTCACGCAGGCGCTGACCAACCTGCTGTCCAACGCCAGCCGATACACCACCGCCGGCGGCCACATCGACGTGCGGGTTGCGGTCATCGACGCCGGCCTGTGCGTCTACATCACCGACGATGGCGCGGGAATGACACGTGAGCAGCGCGGCCGCCTGTTCCAGCGATTCGTGACGGGACGGCCGCTGGCTGACGGCACCGGCATCGGACTGGTCATCACCAAGACCATCGTGGAACTGCACGGTGGCTCGATAATGGTCGACACCACCTCGGCGCGCGGGACGACCATGATGTTCACGCTCCCCCGCCGGTCCGGCACCGGCACCGCAGGCGGCCACCGGTGA
- a CDS encoding response regulator transcription factor: protein MRPTALVVDDEPQMTAIIAFALETQNFDTLTAHDGATALNLLRNRSVDLVVLDVMMPTLDGLSLCARIRRHSTIPIMLLSALSQHDDIITGLEHGADDYVTKPFHPREVALRAQALVRRREGANMLRVGELVIDCGTRTVSFAGRRVEMPYTEFQLLLHLAGRPGVPQSWRTLLRDVWGTEELIGGRDVVKSAVYRLRSRLSAVGDGAQYICNLRGVGYLVPDLPPAATGTQPHHPPR, encoded by the coding sequence GTGAGACCGACGGCGCTGGTCGTCGACGACGAGCCGCAGATGACGGCGATCATCGCGTTCGCGCTGGAGACCCAGAACTTCGACACGCTGACGGCCCACGACGGCGCGACCGCACTGAATCTCCTGCGCAACCGGTCTGTCGATCTGGTCGTGCTCGACGTCATGATGCCGACGCTGGACGGCCTCAGCCTCTGCGCTCGCATACGCCGCCACTCCACCATCCCGATCATGCTGCTCAGCGCGCTTTCCCAGCACGACGACATCATCACCGGACTGGAACACGGCGCTGACGACTACGTGACCAAACCGTTCCATCCCCGCGAGGTCGCGCTGCGCGCACAGGCGCTGGTACGGCGTCGTGAGGGCGCCAACATGCTGCGGGTCGGCGAACTCGTCATCGACTGCGGCACCCGGACCGTCTCGTTCGCCGGCCGCCGCGTCGAGATGCCGTACACCGAATTCCAGCTGCTGCTCCACCTGGCCGGCCGGCCCGGCGTGCCGCAGTCCTGGCGGACGCTGCTGCGAGACGTCTGGGGAACCGAGGAACTGATCGGCGGGCGCGACGTGGTCAAGTCGGCCGTCTACCGGCTGCGGTCCCGCCTCTCGGCGGTCGGCGACGGCGCCCAGTACATCTGCAACCTGCGCGGCGTCGGCTACCTGGTTCCCGACCTCCCGCCGGCCGCCACCGGCACTCAGCCGCATCATCCGCCCAGGTGA
- a CDS encoding NADP-dependent succinic semialdehyde dehydrogenase produces MPIATINPATGETLKTFQAYDDAEIERRLTTAVDAAAALRQTPIGQRAKWMHAAADAMQTEAEDLARMLTLEMGKPITQARAEVDKCIRSMRFEADHAHEFLADQPLSDPGAVGASKAWTTWQPLGVVLAVMPWNFPLWQVMRFAAPALMAGNAGLLKHASNVPQAALYLGSLFAKGGFPDGAFQALLISSSAVAPLIADERVAAITITGSEPAGREVATTAGRNIKKTVLELGGSDPFIVMAGVDLDAASSTAVHARVQNNGQSCIAAKRFIIDEPVYEEFVERFTAKMKALRIGDPMDESTEVGPLATESGRDELDQLVQDAAGKGAEVLAGGAKPDNPGWFYPPTVLAGLTDDMRIVTEEAFGPVASVYRVSGREEAVRVANQTSFGLSSAVWSADAEEQAWFVGTLDAGAVFINGMSESSAQLPFGGVKNSGYGREMGSAGIREFCNLKAVWKA; encoded by the coding sequence ATGCCGATCGCTACGATCAACCCTGCCACAGGCGAAACGCTGAAGACCTTCCAGGCCTACGACGACGCCGAGATCGAACGACGGCTCACGACGGCGGTCGACGCTGCGGCGGCGCTGCGGCAGACGCCGATCGGCCAGCGGGCGAAGTGGATGCACGCAGCGGCCGATGCCATGCAGACGGAAGCCGAGGACCTCGCCCGCATGCTGACCCTGGAGATGGGCAAGCCGATCACCCAGGCCAGGGCTGAAGTCGACAAGTGCATCCGGTCGATGCGTTTCGAAGCCGATCACGCCCACGAGTTCCTGGCCGACCAGCCGCTGTCCGATCCCGGCGCGGTAGGTGCGTCCAAGGCATGGACGACATGGCAGCCACTGGGTGTCGTACTGGCCGTGATGCCGTGGAACTTCCCGCTCTGGCAGGTGATGCGGTTCGCGGCGCCCGCACTGATGGCGGGCAACGCCGGACTTCTCAAGCACGCCTCGAACGTGCCGCAGGCAGCGCTTTACCTGGGTTCCCTGTTCGCCAAGGGCGGATTTCCCGACGGCGCGTTCCAGGCGCTGCTGATCAGCTCGTCGGCGGTGGCGCCCCTGATCGCAGACGAGCGCGTCGCCGCGATCACCATCACGGGGTCGGAGCCCGCCGGACGGGAGGTGGCCACCACAGCCGGCAGGAACATCAAGAAGACAGTGCTGGAGCTCGGCGGCTCGGACCCGTTCATCGTCATGGCGGGTGTCGACCTCGACGCGGCCTCGAGCACGGCCGTGCACGCCCGCGTGCAGAACAACGGGCAGTCCTGCATCGCCGCGAAGCGTTTCATCATCGACGAGCCGGTCTACGAGGAGTTCGTCGAACGCTTCACGGCGAAGATGAAAGCCCTGCGGATCGGTGATCCCATGGACGAGTCCACCGAGGTCGGGCCGCTGGCGACCGAATCAGGGCGCGACGAGCTCGACCAGCTCGTGCAGGACGCCGCAGGCAAAGGAGCCGAGGTCCTCGCCGGCGGCGCCAAGCCGGACAACCCGGGCTGGTTCTACCCGCCGACGGTGCTTGCCGGGCTCACCGACGACATGCGCATCGTCACCGAAGAGGCGTTCGGCCCCGTGGCGAGCGTGTACCGGGTCTCGGGTCGCGAGGAAGCCGTACGCGTCGCGAACCAGACCAGCTTCGGCCTGAGTTCGGCCGTATGGTCGGCCGACGCAGAGGAGCAAGCCTGGTTCGTGGGCACGCTCGACGCGGGCGCCGTGTTCATCAACGGCATGTCCGAGTCGTCGGCGCAACTGCCCTTCGGCGGAGTCAAGAACTCGGGATACGGACGGGAGATGGGCAGCGCCGGCATACGGGAGTTCTGCAACCTCAAAGCCGTCTGGAAGGCATGA
- a CDS encoding type 1 glutamine amidotransferase domain-containing protein, with amino-acid sequence MAKILFVMTGASYWTLKNGHRHPTGYWAEEFGAPYRLFTDAGHQITVATPGGVVPVVDSMSLRISMAGGEEGALKEETTMEKADELRSPIALSDVRLDDYDAVYYPGGHGPMEDLAVNAESGALLRDALASGKPLGVVCHAPAALLATRDANGDTPFANYRVAGFTNEEEAGVGFADLAKWLLEDELKKLPTEYSRGPAWQPYTVTDRNLYTGQNPASAGQLAKEMLPAIK; translated from the coding sequence ATGGCAAAGATCTTGTTCGTGATGACCGGCGCGAGCTACTGGACCCTGAAGAACGGCCACCGGCACCCGACCGGGTACTGGGCTGAGGAGTTCGGGGCACCTTACCGTCTCTTCACCGACGCGGGTCACCAGATCACCGTCGCCACACCCGGTGGTGTCGTCCCGGTCGTCGACTCGATGAGCCTGCGGATCAGCATGGCGGGCGGCGAAGAGGGCGCCCTCAAGGAGGAGACCACCATGGAGAAGGCCGACGAGCTGCGCAGCCCCATCGCCCTGAGCGACGTGCGGCTGGACGACTACGACGCGGTCTACTACCCGGGCGGCCACGGACCCATGGAGGACCTCGCCGTCAACGCCGAGTCCGGCGCGCTGCTGCGTGACGCGCTCGCCTCCGGAAAGCCCCTGGGCGTCGTGTGCCACGCACCCGCGGCACTGCTGGCCACCCGGGACGCCAACGGTGACACGCCGTTCGCGAACTACCGCGTCGCCGGGTTCACCAACGAGGAAGAGGCCGGAGTCGGGTTCGCCGACCTGGCGAAGTGGCTGCTCGAGGACGAGCTGAAGAAGCTGCCCACCGAGTACTCGCGCGGTCCGGCCTGGCAGCCCTACACCGTGACCGACCGCAACCTCTACACCGGCCAGAATCCGGCATCAGCCGGCCAGCTGGCCAAGGAGATGCTGCCGGCCATCAAGTGA
- a CDS encoding ABC transporter substrate-binding protein: MPNTSHIRNALVALTLVALSTAACARDTTSSGSEATDTGTVTIACGATEQWCAAMAKGFEQANNGVKANFVRLSSGEALARITAGKTNPEFDVWHGGPADGYAAAAEQALLEPYRSPNAAAIPDQFKDAGGHWTGVYAGAIGFCSNTKVLAEKGLKAPQSWQDLLNPALAKNVAIAHPSTSGTAYTALWTQVTLAGGNQDTALQYMRKLHPNVLQYTKSGTGPAQMVARGEVAVGVLFAHDCVAAKEEGFKDLEITFPSESTGYEVGGLGLIKGARNPVTAKKYIDWALTAPAQEIGATVKAYQVPTNPAAKRAPQVVDLTSVRLVNYDVLQAGAAKKALTARFDAEVAQAPKS, translated from the coding sequence ATGCCGAACACCTCCCACATCCGCAACGCGCTGGTGGCACTCACCCTCGTCGCGCTCTCGACGGCCGCCTGCGCCCGCGACACCACGTCGTCCGGCTCCGAAGCGACCGACACCGGTACCGTCACCATCGCCTGCGGCGCCACCGAACAGTGGTGCGCGGCGATGGCCAAGGGCTTCGAGCAGGCCAACAACGGCGTGAAGGCCAACTTCGTCCGGCTGTCCAGCGGCGAAGCGCTCGCGCGCATCACCGCAGGCAAGACCAACCCCGAATTCGACGTGTGGCACGGCGGACCCGCCGACGGCTACGCCGCGGCCGCGGAGCAGGCCCTGCTGGAGCCGTACCGGTCCCCGAACGCGGCTGCCATCCCCGACCAGTTCAAGGACGCCGGCGGCCACTGGACCGGTGTGTACGCCGGCGCCATCGGCTTCTGCAGCAACACCAAGGTGCTCGCGGAGAAGGGGCTCAAAGCACCGCAGTCCTGGCAGGATCTGCTGAACCCCGCGCTGGCCAAGAACGTCGCCATCGCCCACCCCTCCACGTCGGGCACCGCCTACACGGCGCTGTGGACCCAGGTGACGCTGGCCGGCGGCAACCAGGACACCGCGCTGCAGTACATGCGCAAGCTTCACCCGAACGTGCTGCAGTACACCAAGTCGGGCACGGGTCCGGCGCAGATGGTGGCCCGTGGCGAGGTCGCCGTCGGCGTCCTGTTCGCTCACGACTGCGTCGCGGCCAAGGAGGAGGGCTTCAAGGACCTCGAGATCACCTTCCCCTCGGAGAGCACCGGATACGAGGTCGGCGGTCTCGGCCTGATCAAGGGCGCGCGCAACCCCGTCACCGCGAAGAAGTACATCGACTGGGCGCTGACCGCCCCGGCGCAGGAGATCGGCGCCACGGTGAAGGCCTACCAGGTGCCGACCAACCCGGCGGCCAAGCGCGCCCCGCAGGTCGTCGACCTCACCTCGGTTCGCCTGGTGAACTACGACGTGCTCCAGGCCGGTGCGGCAAAGAAGGCCCTCACGGCCCGCTTCGACGCCGAAGTCGCGCAGGCCCCGAAGTCCTGA